From the genome of Roseofilum reptotaenium CS-1145, one region includes:
- the trxA gene encoding thioredoxin, whose protein sequence is MAIKKQFKSFADLLAQSDVPVLVDFYATWCGPCKIMVPILEQVQTQMGQALQVVKIDSDKYPQLASEYQVEALPTLILFKQGKPVDKIEGVIKVEPLMARLQTLI, encoded by the coding sequence ATGGCGATTAAAAAACAATTTAAGAGTTTTGCTGACCTCCTGGCCCAATCGGATGTCCCAGTTTTGGTCGATTTCTACGCCACTTGGTGCGGCCCCTGCAAAATAATGGTGCCAATTTTGGAGCAAGTGCAAACTCAGATGGGCCAAGCTCTCCAAGTCGTGAAGATTGATTCAGATAAATATCCCCAACTGGCTTCTGAGTACCAGGTGGAAGCGTTACCGACCCTGATCCTCTTTAAACAGGGGAAACCCGTCGATAAAATTGAAGGCGTGATTAAGGTAGAACCCCTGATGGCTCGCCTCCAAACCCTGATTTAA